In Pseudomonas sp. DNDY-54, a genomic segment contains:
- a CDS encoding substrate-binding domain-containing protein, whose protein sequence is MAFSASADTLGKRVLRSALLGLFWIGAAPAFSAMPALPADDGPVLRIQGSNTVGAKLAPMLVAGLFEAQGLRSVRIAPAGRANEQVVSAIDTSGHTLRALIAAHGTGTGFSGLQDGSADLAAASRPIKSSELDGLAGLGDLRSATAEQIIAIDGLAIIVHPGNRITSLSVEQVAGLFAGEITNWRELGGDDLAVEIHARDDQSGTYDTFKELVLAAQSKTLAASAARYESNDQLSKMISARPGALGFVGLASVGGSKALAIADGDSNPMLPSTALVATEDYPLSRRLFFYANPTQQSDWTQAFLAFVHSTAGQAIVAKSGYIGQAIEAIGMTAGPSMPPSYQALASQAQRLTVNFRFDEGSARLDNKALRDLSRLIDYLQHTDKTMHSAVLVGFGDARGDPARTALLSKLRAMAVRRELARGGILVKEINGLGDELPVASNTLSGRVKNRRVEVWVY, encoded by the coding sequence ATGGCATTTTCTGCGTCTGCAGACACCTTAGGGAAACGGGTGCTGCGCTCGGCATTGCTTGGCCTGTTCTGGATCGGTGCGGCTCCGGCATTCAGCGCCATGCCGGCACTGCCTGCGGATGACGGCCCGGTGCTGCGCATACAGGGTTCGAACACCGTAGGCGCAAAGTTGGCCCCGATGCTGGTTGCCGGACTCTTTGAAGCACAGGGGCTGCGGTCGGTACGCATTGCGCCGGCTGGTCGCGCGAACGAGCAAGTCGTCAGCGCCATCGACACGTCCGGACACACGCTGCGTGCCCTGATCGCGGCTCACGGCACCGGTACTGGCTTCTCCGGACTGCAAGACGGTTCTGCCGATCTAGCGGCTGCCTCGCGCCCAATCAAGAGCAGCGAGTTGGATGGCCTTGCCGGACTGGGCGATCTTCGTAGCGCAACGGCTGAGCAAATCATCGCCATCGATGGGTTGGCGATCATTGTTCACCCCGGCAACCGGATCACTTCGCTCAGCGTCGAGCAGGTTGCCGGCCTGTTTGCCGGCGAGATTACAAATTGGCGAGAGCTGGGCGGCGACGATCTCGCGGTCGAGATACACGCGCGTGATGATCAGTCCGGCACCTACGATACGTTCAAGGAACTGGTGCTCGCCGCACAAAGCAAGACGCTCGCCGCGAGCGCTGCACGCTACGAGTCCAATGACCAATTGTCGAAGATGATCAGCGCCCGTCCCGGCGCGCTCGGCTTTGTTGGCCTCGCCTCGGTTGGGGGCTCGAAGGCATTGGCCATTGCTGATGGTGACTCCAACCCGATGCTGCCCTCTACCGCGCTGGTCGCGACCGAAGATTACCCCCTGTCACGGCGCCTGTTTTTCTATGCCAATCCCACGCAGCAGTCTGATTGGACCCAAGCGTTCCTCGCGTTTGTTCACAGCACGGCCGGGCAAGCCATCGTGGCCAAGTCAGGCTACATCGGCCAGGCAATCGAGGCGATAGGGATGACCGCAGGCCCAAGCATGCCGCCGTCATACCAGGCGCTCGCCAGCCAGGCACAGCGCCTGACCGTCAACTTTCGGTTTGACGAGGGCAGCGCCCGTCTGGACAACAAAGCCCTGCGGGATCTCAGCCGTCTGATCGACTACCTGCAGCACACTGACAAGACGATGCATTCGGCAGTGCTGGTGGGCTTCGGCGATGCACGAGGCGATCCGGCCCGTACGGCCTTGCTCTCCAAGCTTCGTGCAATGGCGGTACGCCGTGAGCTCGCGCGCGGCGGAATTCTTGTAAAGGAAATCAACGGATTAGGCGACGAACTTCCAGTCGCTTCGAATACTTTAAGCGGCCGCGTCAAGAATCGCCGCGTTGAAGTCTGGGTCTACTGA
- the xthA gene encoding exodeoxyribonuclease III: protein MKLVSFNINGLRARPHQLSAIIEKHQPDVIGLQETKVADEQFPQAEIEALGYHVHFHGQKGHYGVALLSKQAPLEIHKGFPGDGEESQKRFIWGRFADGNGHPVTVMNGYFPQGESRIHPTKFPAKTKFYADLQALLEERFTPDQSVAVMGDFNISPEDCDIGIGEVNAKRWLRTGKCSFLPEEREWLARLKNWGLQDSFRTLNPEVADRFSWFDYRSRGFEDEPRRGLRIDLILTTPGLHQRVVDCGVDYDIRGMEKPSDHCPVWIALS, encoded by the coding sequence ATGAAGCTTGTTTCATTCAATATCAATGGGTTGCGAGCGAGACCTCATCAATTATCTGCGATTATTGAAAAGCACCAACCGGACGTTATCGGGCTGCAGGAAACCAAAGTCGCCGACGAGCAGTTTCCTCAGGCCGAGATCGAAGCCCTCGGCTACCACGTCCACTTTCATGGTCAAAAAGGTCACTACGGCGTCGCACTGCTCTCGAAGCAGGCCCCTCTGGAAATCCACAAAGGCTTCCCAGGCGATGGTGAAGAGTCGCAGAAACGCTTCATCTGGGGCCGCTTCGCCGATGGCAACGGCCACCCGGTGACTGTCATGAATGGCTATTTCCCGCAGGGCGAAAGCCGCATTCACCCCACCAAGTTTCCCGCCAAGACCAAGTTCTATGCCGATCTGCAGGCCTTGCTCGAAGAACGCTTCACGCCCGATCAGTCGGTTGCGGTAATGGGGGACTTCAATATCTCGCCTGAAGATTGCGACATCGGTATCGGCGAGGTGAACGCCAAGCGCTGGTTACGCACCGGCAAGTGCAGCTTTCTACCCGAAGAACGAGAGTGGCTGGCGCGGCTGAAGAACTGGGGCCTGCAGGACAGCTTCCGTACGCTCAACCCGGAGGTCGCTGATCGCTTCAGCTGGTTTGACTATCGCAGCCGCGGCTTCGAGGATGAGCCGCGTCGAGGCCTGCGTATCGATCTGATCCTGACCACGCCCGGCTTGCATCAGCGCGTCGTGGATTGCGGGGTCGACTATGACATCCGGGGCATGGAGAAACCGTCGGACCATTGCCCGGTCTGGATCGCGCTGAGTTGA
- a CDS encoding GNAT family N-acetyltransferase encodes MPMPAEVRMLDNGYAREARSLLYNAYRHEPTFAYLFEADRPGYDQRVRATVRELVNQHLFQDQPALGLLVEDRLIAVALIAPPQRRLDVTESWAWRMRMLLTAGFRCTRRYLDYHAAVLGCLPPGAFHVLPLMAVHPKFQGQHYGEQLLEALHNWCAADTTSQGLVIDTGNARYLQFYARQGYEEVGQVAIGPVVEHVFFHPSPQHVEANSG; translated from the coding sequence ATGCCGATGCCTGCCGAAGTACGAATGCTGGACAATGGTTACGCCCGGGAAGCGCGATCACTGCTGTATAACGCCTACCGGCACGAACCCACCTTTGCCTATCTGTTCGAAGCCGACCGGCCCGGGTACGACCAACGGGTGCGCGCCACCGTTCGCGAGCTGGTCAATCAGCACTTGTTCCAGGATCAGCCCGCGCTGGGGTTGCTGGTCGAGGATCGACTTATCGCGGTCGCTCTGATCGCACCACCCCAGCGCCGGCTTGATGTGACAGAGAGTTGGGCCTGGCGGATGCGCATGTTGCTGACCGCGGGCTTTCGCTGCACGCGGCGCTACCTTGATTATCACGCTGCGGTTCTTGGATGCCTTCCACCCGGGGCTTTTCATGTACTTCCGCTGATGGCTGTCCACCCGAAATTTCAAGGGCAGCACTATGGTGAGCAGCTGCTTGAAGCACTGCATAACTGGTGCGCTGCGGACACCACTTCGCAGGGTCTGGTAATCGATACGGGCAACGCTCGTTACCTGCAGTTCTATGCGCGGCAGGGCTATGAGGAAGTCGGTCAGGTGGCTATCGGGCCGGTGGTCGAGCATGTGTTCTTCCATCCCTCGCCGCAGCACGTCGAAGCCAATAGCGGTTAA
- a CDS encoding autotransporter assembly complex family protein yields the protein MHVCSAELDVTVEPSNRALRENVENYIGDLGDRNEQELLRYSRIAQEQAEKALQALGYYNGEIESQVSGGEDPRLTLRIEPGEPVRLADITVRVDGPAAELSAFRVPRNRLKTGDVLNHGQYEDVKQQILNQASRYGFFDGRFTRQRLAIDPAANTADVELVFESGPRYRLGDVGFDGDSPFDPDLLDRMVPFDAGTPYDSELVADLNQAMQSSGYFEGVRVDANPANAEQLSIPVTVQLTTRDPRTLGLGLGYSTDVGPRVRLDFLRHWVNPQGHSYGIESELSAPRQNIGLWYDVPLDPPLTEKLRYAAGYQYEELGDKDSLSRLLTVGPEWHRKLPSGWNRVWALKWRHEQYELGDDTGVSTLLMPGVAYSYLRSDNRIDPSRGYRLEFELAGAKEGLLSDANLIHANTTVKGLITLAGRHRFLGRVEVGGNWTNEYTNVPPSLRYFAGGDQSVRGYDYQSLSPTNSDGDKIGGRYQLAVSAEYQYSLTDKWRVATFVDQGNAFNSLELPSLKSSVGLGVRWVSPVGPIRVDLAHPLDSEGGVRLHFSMGPEL from the coding sequence ATGCACGTTTGCTCAGCGGAACTCGATGTCACTGTCGAGCCGTCCAACCGGGCATTGCGTGAGAACGTCGAAAACTACATCGGCGACTTGGGTGATCGTAACGAGCAGGAGTTGCTGCGCTATAGCCGTATCGCCCAGGAACAGGCGGAAAAGGCGCTGCAGGCGCTGGGTTATTACAACGGTGAAATCGAATCGCAAGTCAGCGGGGGTGAAGACCCGCGGCTGACGCTGCGTATCGAACCTGGAGAACCGGTTCGGCTGGCTGACATCACGGTGCGGGTGGACGGTCCGGCCGCTGAGTTGAGCGCGTTTCGTGTGCCGCGTAACAGGCTGAAAACCGGTGACGTGCTCAACCATGGCCAGTACGAAGACGTGAAGCAGCAGATCCTTAATCAGGCTTCGCGCTACGGCTTTTTCGATGGCCGATTCACGCGGCAGCGGCTGGCTATCGATCCCGCCGCCAATACCGCGGATGTCGAACTGGTATTCGAAAGTGGCCCGCGGTACAGGTTAGGCGATGTGGGATTCGACGGTGATTCACCCTTCGATCCGGATCTGCTGGATCGCATGGTGCCGTTCGACGCCGGCACGCCGTATGACTCAGAGCTGGTGGCTGACCTTAACCAGGCGATGCAATCCAGCGGCTATTTTGAGGGTGTCCGGGTCGACGCCAACCCGGCTAACGCCGAGCAGCTGAGCATCCCGGTCACGGTGCAGCTGACCACACGCGACCCAAGAACGCTGGGGCTAGGCCTCGGTTATTCCACTGATGTCGGGCCGCGCGTGCGCCTTGATTTTCTTCGGCATTGGGTGAACCCGCAGGGGCACAGCTACGGTATCGAGTCAGAGCTTTCGGCGCCGCGGCAGAACATCGGGCTATGGTACGACGTGCCGTTGGATCCACCGCTCACCGAAAAACTTCGGTATGCCGCCGGCTATCAATACGAAGAGTTGGGCGACAAGGACAGCCTGAGCCGATTGCTCACGGTCGGCCCCGAATGGCATCGCAAGTTACCCAGTGGCTGGAATCGGGTATGGGCGCTGAAGTGGCGGCATGAGCAGTACGAGCTCGGCGATGATACGGGTGTTAGCACGCTGCTGATGCCGGGGGTCGCCTATAGCTATCTGCGCAGCGACAACCGCATTGATCCCAGCCGCGGGTATCGCCTGGAGTTCGAGTTGGCAGGCGCGAAGGAGGGCCTGTTGTCTGATGCGAACCTGATCCATGCGAACACCACGGTCAAGGGTTTGATCACCCTCGCTGGGCGCCACCGTTTCCTGGGGCGCGTTGAGGTGGGGGGCAACTGGACTAACGAATACACCAACGTCCCGCCGTCGCTTCGCTATTTCGCAGGTGGCGACCAGAGCGTGCGTGGCTACGACTACCAAAGCCTGTCGCCGACTAACTCTGACGGCGACAAGATCGGTGGCCGCTATCAGTTGGCGGTCAGTGCGGAGTACCAGTATTCGCTCACCGACAAATGGCGCGTGGCGACCTTCGTCGATCAGGGCAACGCCTTCAACTCGCTTGAGCTGCCTTCTCTGAAAAGCAGCGTCGGGTTGGGGGTGCGCTGGGTTTCGCCGGTGGGGCCGATACGTGTGGACTTGGCTCACCCCCTGGACAGTGAAGGTGGTGTACGGCTCCATTTCTCCATGGGGCCGGAGCTTTGA